One Streptomyces sp. B21-105 genomic region harbors:
- a CDS encoding PadR family transcriptional regulator — MRTHGFERGHGQGPRRGRGGFGGFGGERAAFGPFGPGGPGGPGFGPGFGGPWGGRGRGGPRGRARRGDVRASILALLKDRPMHGYEMIQEIAERSGGAWKPSPGSVYPTLQLLEDEGLISSRSDGGKKLFSLTEEGRTAAEEGPEAPWEEATRGVDWEALGEIRQAGFGLMEAFGQVWKTGSKEQREKALAVINDARKKLYLILADED, encoded by the coding sequence ATGCGTACCCACGGATTCGAGCGTGGACATGGCCAGGGCCCCCGGCGTGGTCGCGGCGGCTTTGGCGGCTTCGGTGGAGAGCGTGCGGCCTTCGGGCCCTTCGGTCCGGGTGGCCCCGGCGGTCCCGGCTTCGGCCCGGGCTTCGGCGGCCCCTGGGGTGGACGAGGGCGCGGCGGGCCCAGGGGCCGGGCGCGGCGGGGGGATGTCCGGGCCTCCATCCTGGCGCTGCTCAAGGACCGGCCCATGCACGGCTACGAGATGATCCAGGAGATCGCCGAACGCAGCGGCGGGGCGTGGAAGCCCAGCCCGGGCTCGGTGTACCCGACTCTCCAGCTGCTGGAGGACGAGGGTCTGATCAGCAGCCGGAGCGACGGCGGCAAGAAGCTGTTCTCCCTCACCGAGGAAGGCCGCACGGCGGCCGAGGAGGGCCCCGAGGCCCCCTGGGAGGAGGCCACGCGCGGGGTCGACTGGGAAGCCCTCGGCGAGATCCGCCAGGCCGGCTTCGGGCTGATGGAGGCCTTCGGTCAGGTCTGGAAGACCGGCAGCAAGGAGCAGCGCGAGAAGGCGCTCGCGGTCATCAACGACGCCCGTAAGAAGCTGTACCTGATCCTCGCAGACGAGGACTGA
- a CDS encoding FMN-binding negative transcriptional regulator: protein MLVHPWDAPRDDAEWQDWLAAHDFGQLAVNGPPGEPPFVQPLHFAYDPAEGDAVTHLARPNPLWSALEANPTVTLSVVDDYVFVPGPWQAPPGAPTEHGTPTSFYAAVQLRCTAHIVDDPATKADLLARQMAHFQPEGGSARPTVGEAPFGRLLPGIRGIRLHVTDVRAKFKYASHRPPETQDRIVASLTTRDTPGDAAARAHLLRRRG from the coding sequence ATGCTCGTCCACCCCTGGGACGCGCCCCGCGACGACGCCGAGTGGCAGGACTGGCTGGCCGCCCACGACTTCGGGCAGCTCGCCGTCAACGGCCCGCCGGGCGAGCCCCCCTTCGTGCAGCCCCTGCACTTCGCCTACGACCCGGCCGAGGGCGACGCCGTCACCCACCTCGCCCGGCCCAACCCGCTGTGGTCCGCCCTGGAGGCGAACCCGACGGTGACCCTGAGCGTGGTGGACGACTACGTGTTCGTCCCCGGCCCGTGGCAGGCCCCGCCGGGCGCCCCCACCGAGCACGGCACTCCGACGAGCTTCTATGCGGCCGTCCAACTCCGGTGCACGGCGCACATCGTGGACGATCCCGCCACCAAGGCGGACCTGCTCGCCCGTCAGATGGCGCACTTCCAGCCCGAGGGCGGCTCCGCCCGCCCCACCGTGGGCGAGGCCCCGTTCGGCCGTCTGCTCCCGGGCATCCGCGGCATACGGCTCCACGTCACCGACGTCCGGGCGAAGTTCAAGTACGCGTCGCACCGCCCGCCCGAGACCCAGGACCGCATCGTCGCCTCGCTGACCACCCGCGACACCCCCGGCGACGCGGCGGCCCGCGCACACCTGCTGCGCCGCCGGGGGTGA
- a CDS encoding aminotransferase class I/II-fold pyridoxal phosphate-dependent enzyme, translating into MLGEYPIKGRRAADISASVEAAVSAGELRPGQLLPPMRELASTLEVNPNTVAAAYRTLRERGVIETDGRRGSRVRSKPATTGRGFIRVDVPEGVRDAASGNPDTALLPPLAPAFAWAAAQGDREPVLYGHAPVEPELARLARADLDADGVPAGPVEVASGSLDVIERVLAAHLRPGDTVAVEDPGWGSLLDLVPALGLRPVPVGLDDDGPLPGDVRRALESGARALIVTDRAQNPTGAAIGAARARALRAVLRDHPETLLVEDDHGHRIVDLPLHPLAGVTRHWAFVRSAAKAYGPDLRFAVLTGDDITLDRVRGRQRLGPGWVSRITQRAVLRLWADGVVDARAVARAYGSRRDALLAALGARGVEARGRSGMNVWIPVSDETGAVARLLHAGWAVAPGARFRIGSAPGIRITVSTLDAREIEPLADLVAGAVGPSPTRNYV; encoded by the coding sequence GTGCTAGGAGAGTATCCGATCAAAGGCCGGCGCGCAGCCGACATTTCCGCGAGCGTCGAGGCGGCGGTCAGCGCCGGTGAACTGCGGCCGGGGCAACTGCTGCCCCCGATGCGGGAGTTGGCGTCCACACTGGAGGTGAACCCGAACACCGTCGCGGCCGCCTACCGCACCCTGCGCGAACGCGGGGTGATCGAGACCGACGGTCGTCGCGGCAGCCGCGTGCGGTCGAAGCCCGCCACCACCGGGCGCGGGTTCATCCGGGTGGACGTGCCGGAGGGGGTACGGGACGCGGCGTCCGGCAATCCCGACACGGCTCTGCTGCCCCCGCTGGCGCCGGCGTTCGCCTGGGCCGCCGCGCAGGGCGACCGGGAGCCCGTCCTGTACGGGCATGCGCCGGTCGAGCCCGAGCTGGCCCGGCTGGCCCGCGCCGACCTCGACGCCGACGGCGTGCCCGCCGGTCCGGTGGAGGTCGCCTCCGGCTCGCTGGACGTGATCGAACGCGTCCTGGCCGCACACCTCAGGCCGGGCGACACCGTGGCCGTCGAGGATCCCGGCTGGGGCTCCCTCCTCGACCTGGTACCGGCGCTCGGGCTGCGCCCGGTCCCGGTCGGCCTCGACGACGACGGTCCGCTGCCCGGCGACGTACGCCGCGCCCTCGAGTCCGGGGCGCGCGCCCTCATCGTCACCGACCGGGCGCAGAACCCGACCGGAGCGGCGATCGGCGCCGCACGCGCGCGTGCCCTGCGCGCCGTGCTGCGGGACCATCCGGAGACCCTGTTGGTCGAGGACGACCACGGTCACCGGATCGTCGACCTCCCCCTGCACCCGCTGGCGGGCGTCACCCGGCACTGGGCCTTCGTCCGCTCGGCCGCCAAGGCCTACGGACCGGACCTGCGGTTCGCCGTCCTCACCGGGGACGACATCACCCTGGACCGGGTGCGCGGCCGGCAGCGGCTCGGACCCGGCTGGGTCAGCCGGATCACTCAGCGGGCGGTACTGCGACTGTGGGCCGACGGCGTGGTGGACGCGCGCGCGGTGGCCCGGGCGTACGGCAGCCGACGCGACGCGCTGCTCGCCGCGCTTGGCGCGCGCGGCGTCGAGGCGCGCGGGCGCAGCGGGATGAACGTGTGGATCCCCGTCTCGGACGAGACGGGGGCGGTCGCCCGGCTGCTGCACGCGGGGTGGGCGGTCGCACCGGGGGCGCGATTCCGGATCGGGTCCGCGCCGGGGATCCGTATCACGGTGTCGACGCTGGACGCGCGGGAGATCGAGCCCCTGGCCGATCTCGTCGCCGGGGCGGTAGGCCCCTCCCCGACGCGGAACTACGTCTAG
- a CDS encoding EamA family transporter yields the protein MRTSVSSQGNRGKGVGLGLAVASAFAFGGSGVAAKPLIEAGLDPLHVVWLRVTGAALVMLPLAVRHRALLRSRPALLAGFGLLGVAGVQAFYFAAISRIPVGVALLVEYLAPALVLGWVRFVQRRPVSRAAALGVVLAVGGLACVVEIWSGLGFDALGLLLALAAACCQVGYFVLSDQGGDSGDDAPDPLGVIAYGLLVGAVVLTVVTGPWGMDWSVLGHAAGMNGVEVPAWLLLGWIVLIATVAAYVTGVVSVRRLSPQIAGVVACLEAVIATVLAWVLLGEHLSAPQIVGGAVVLLGAFIAQSSAPAKGSESAKGPADPVAAGGPERELSARGTAT from the coding sequence GTGCGTACCTCTGTGAGCAGTCAGGGCAACCGCGGAAAGGGCGTCGGGCTCGGTCTGGCGGTCGCGTCGGCCTTCGCCTTCGGTGGATCCGGGGTGGCAGCCAAGCCGTTGATCGAGGCGGGCCTCGACCCGCTGCACGTGGTGTGGCTGCGGGTGACCGGCGCGGCCCTGGTCATGCTGCCCCTGGCCGTGCGCCACCGTGCGCTGCTGCGCAGCCGGCCCGCGCTGCTCGCCGGGTTCGGACTGCTCGGCGTGGCCGGGGTGCAGGCGTTCTACTTCGCCGCGATTTCGCGCATTCCCGTCGGCGTCGCGCTGCTCGTCGAGTACCTCGCGCCCGCCCTCGTGCTGGGCTGGGTGCGGTTCGTGCAGCGGCGGCCCGTGTCGCGCGCCGCGGCGCTCGGCGTGGTCCTCGCGGTGGGCGGGCTGGCCTGCGTCGTCGAGATCTGGTCGGGGCTGGGTTTCGACGCCCTCGGACTGCTGCTCGCCCTCGCCGCAGCCTGCTGCCAGGTCGGCTACTTCGTTCTGTCCGACCAGGGCGGTGACTCGGGTGACGACGCTCCCGACCCGCTGGGGGTCATCGCTTACGGGCTCCTCGTCGGCGCCGTCGTGCTCACCGTCGTCACCGGGCCGTGGGGCATGGACTGGTCCGTGCTCGGTCACGCCGCGGGCATGAACGGCGTCGAAGTCCCGGCCTGGCTGCTGCTCGGCTGGATCGTGCTCATCGCGACCGTCGCCGCGTACGTCACCGGCGTGGTCTCGGTGCGTCGGCTCTCCCCGCAGATCGCCGGGGTCGTGGCCTGCCTCGAGGCGGTCATCGCCACCGTGCTGGCGTGGGTGCTGCTCGGCGAGCACCTTTCGGCGCCGCAGATCGTCGGCGGCGCGGTGGTGCTGCTCGGCGCGTTCATCGCGCAGTCGTCCGCGCCGGCCAAGGGTTCCGAGTCGGCCAAGGGCCCCGCGGACCCGGTGGCCGCCGGTGGCCCGGAAAGGGAGTTGTCAGCCCGGGGGACGGCGACCTAG
- a CDS encoding DMT family transporter yields MPLASLPLARALLYLIVAGAAWGTAGAAASLVYRISDLGPVALSFWRCAAGLALLLAARPLLRRRARSVSAAPAASALGGQAATPEPVRRKALRTAVTGFGLAVFQTAYFAAVSATGLAVATVVTLGAGPVLIALGARLTLGERLGRGAALAVTGALAGLGVLFAGGGGSSVDPRGVLLALVSAAGYSAMTLLTRRWGRDGGSDASADAVGAFAVTALCLLPFALAEGLLPHSTDPLRVLVLLAYIAAVPTALAYALYFAGAAVVRSATVSVIMLLEPVSAAVLAVVLLGEPLTVTTLAGTLLMLASVTGLALVEVRGGPARA; encoded by the coding sequence CTGCCCCTCGCGTCCCTGCCCCTCGCGAGGGCTCTGCTCTATCTGATCGTCGCGGGCGCGGCCTGGGGCACGGCCGGCGCCGCTGCGTCCCTGGTCTACCGGATCAGCGACCTGGGCCCCGTCGCCCTGTCGTTCTGGCGCTGCGCCGCCGGGCTGGCCCTGCTGCTGGCAGCCCGCCCGCTGCTGCGGCGGCGCGCCCGGTCCGTCTCGGCGGCCCCGGCTGCCTCGGCCCTCGGCGGGCAGGCGGCGACGCCCGAGCCGGTGCGCCGCAAGGCCCTGCGGACGGCGGTCACGGGGTTCGGTCTCGCGGTCTTCCAGACGGCGTACTTCGCGGCCGTCTCCGCCACCGGACTGGCCGTGGCCACCGTCGTCACTCTCGGCGCGGGGCCCGTGCTCATCGCGCTCGGCGCACGCCTGACGCTGGGGGAGCGGCTCGGCCGCGGCGCAGCGCTCGCCGTTACGGGGGCGCTTGCGGGGCTGGGAGTGCTGTTCGCGGGCGGCGGCGGCTCGTCCGTGGACCCGCGTGGCGTCCTGCTCGCGCTGGTGTCCGCGGCCGGGTACAGCGCGATGACCCTGCTCACCCGCCGGTGGGGGCGCGACGGCGGCTCGGACGCCTCCGCCGACGCCGTGGGGGCGTTCGCCGTAACCGCTCTGTGCCTGTTGCCGTTCGCCCTGGCCGAGGGGTTGTTGCCGCACAGCACCGACCCGCTCCGGGTGCTGGTTCTGCTGGCGTACATCGCTGCGGTGCCCACCGCGCTCGCCTACGCCCTCTACTTCGCGGGCGCTGCCGTCGTACGCTCCGCCACGGTCTCCGTGATCATGCTGCTCGAACCGGTGAGCGCGGCGGTGCTGGCCGTCGTCCTCCTCGGCGAACCCCTCACGGTCACCACGCTCGCCGGCACCCTGCTGATGCTGGCGTCGGTCACCGGGCTCGCCCTTGTGGAAGTGCGGGGTGGTCCGGCGCGGGCGTGA
- a CDS encoding pyridoxamine 5'-phosphate oxidase family protein, whose translation MQGTPETTTRAAAYTPTDRTVPTRSAHKASYDRDVVHAILDEGYVCHLGFVRDGAPVVLPTLYGRVGETLYVHGSTGSRPLRMTGQADPGLPVCLTVTHVDGLVLARSAFHHSINYRSVVVHGVAHDVTDPAEKLAALDALVDHVAPGRAADSRPANRKELAATAVIRLDLNEVSAKTRTGGVNDEEEDLALSHWAGVLPLRKGYDAPVPEADLAPGTEFPDYLATL comes from the coding sequence ATGCAGGGGACCCCGGAGACGACGACACGGGCCGCCGCCTACACCCCGACCGACCGCACGGTGCCCACCCGGTCCGCACACAAGGCCTCCTACGACAGGGACGTGGTGCACGCGATACTCGACGAGGGCTACGTCTGTCACCTCGGCTTCGTCCGCGACGGCGCACCCGTCGTGCTGCCGACGCTGTACGGCCGGGTCGGCGAGACGCTCTATGTGCACGGCTCGACGGGTTCGCGCCCTTTGCGGATGACGGGACAGGCGGACCCGGGGCTGCCGGTGTGCCTGACGGTGACGCACGTCGACGGGCTGGTCCTGGCGCGCTCCGCCTTCCACCACTCGATCAACTACCGCTCGGTCGTGGTGCACGGCGTCGCCCACGACGTGACGGACCCGGCGGAGAAGCTGGCCGCGCTCGACGCCCTCGTCGACCACGTCGCGCCGGGCCGGGCCGCCGACTCCCGCCCCGCCAACCGTAAGGAGCTGGCGGCCACCGCGGTGATCCGGCTGGACCTGAACGAGGTCTCGGCCAAGACCCGCACCGGCGGGGTGAACGACGAAGAGGAGGATCTCGCCCTCTCCCACTGGGCCGGCGTGCTCCCGCTGCGCAAGGGCTACGACGCACCCGTCCCGGAAGCCGACCTGGCACCCGGCACCGAGTTCCCCGACTACCTCGCGACCCTGTGA
- a CDS encoding type II toxin-antitoxin system Rv0910 family toxin yields the protein MAEVSAEARIQAPAEKVWAQLTDWPAYGEWNATHTNFPEGGPAALELGATFQENMKLMGFPAEVEWTVAELEPARVLAIRGKGPMAVSVATRYTLTPDGDATTVRIDGEFTGAAVSLMAGKLKDSGTAALNESLRKLGGLVT from the coding sequence ATGGCCGAAGTCAGCGCGGAGGCACGCATCCAGGCACCGGCCGAGAAGGTGTGGGCCCAGCTCACCGACTGGCCGGCGTACGGGGAGTGGAACGCGACCCACACCAACTTCCCCGAGGGCGGACCGGCGGCCCTCGAACTGGGCGCGACCTTCCAGGAGAACATGAAGCTCATGGGCTTTCCGGCCGAGGTCGAGTGGACCGTGGCGGAGCTGGAGCCGGCCCGGGTGCTCGCCATCCGCGGCAAGGGCCCGATGGCCGTGTCGGTGGCCACCCGCTACACCCTCACCCCGGACGGGGACGCCACGACGGTCCGTATCGACGGGGAGTTCACGGGTGCCGCCGTGTCGCTGATGGCGGGCAAACTCAAGGACTCGGGGACCGCCGCCCTCAACGAGTCGCTGCGCAAACTGGGCGGCCTGGTCACCTGA